Proteins encoded in a region of the Zea mays cultivar B73 chromosome 2, Zm-B73-REFERENCE-NAM-5.0, whole genome shotgun sequence genome:
- the LOC111590850 gene encoding uncharacterized protein — MDLNTSFVLNVRRKTSRRLDDSGKKAYVGCYEFHVGADVTWTLEQFSKAICDQHAWNVDDEVQFSYFDKFENKSMKIKSDLDLSLMFAMHLGERSVVVQNDVVIGGRANQSIRSQPSCSQSHPVLTLDYDVPDEVVYDNEDERLYPNLVKSHPTLLLDNRPAQFVDTDQEEEEENIDMGMSGHEDDEDRPVIDYDKDNPSLAEGTIFPSMVDCRNALATYCIKGEYDFEIDKSEPSRLRVHCTYERCRWRMHASKMRDSTLIQVKVNPFPHTCPSVERKETLKIAKSRWCADVMLDWVRDNPCIGPTALIKKIHEKYGMKVPYMRVFYGKEMALDKIYGPWKDSFKLMYTFKAEVEKACPGSVVEIDKHTVQYKVRKMIMEKECFRRVFVSFKACWKGFLDGCRPYLAVDATALNGRFRGQLVAACAIDAHNWLFPVAYGVLEAESEESWKWFLQNLRVVIGIPHGLVIHTDACKGLETAVEEVFPGVEHRECMRHLAANFGKIFKGKMYDDNLWPASLTYSLKKHNYHLSQLHAANPKVKDWFKKSHSKLWMRSKFNEVCKVEYVNNNLAESFNAKVRKIKGLHLVEMLDKIRQMLMEKFELRQRISAAKFVGHKIIPSVMKKLLTKTRGLKMKMIKRTPFEAEVTAYDREKREWRYPVNLEKRTCSCRQWEITGLPYIHALFFITSLRGPAAEIDQYVDDYFSVTKFNATYADNVPCIESQHQWDIVDPGFVLHAPVQSRAPGRPRKTRIRSSAEGTGLGPRRRKCKRCGEFGHFASKCKNAVDAAFGEDQHWGAENSEVPPSNVIVTRENSPPTMRRQAPQALSFNVIVTRENSPPSMQIEEVPQAPPFNVIVTRENSPASMQIEEVPQGEEKEEEEISPPKEKRGKRRKKSKIEDSPANNTRSKRLNIARKTKSMKQLLM; from the exons ATggatttaaatacatcttttgtgTTGAATGTGAGAAGAAAAACAAGCAGAAGGTTGGATGACAGTGGTAAAAAAGCATATGTTGGTTGTTATGAATTTCACGTGGGTGCTGATGTTACCTGGACTTTGGAACAGTTTAGCAAGGCTATATGTGATCAGCATGCTTGGAATGTTGATGATGAGGTACAATTCAGTTACTTTGACAAGTTTGAGAATAAATCTATGAAAATTAAGAGTGATTTGGATTTATCTCTGATGTTTGCTATGCATCTTGGAGAAAGGTCTGTTGTTGTCCAAAATGATGTGGTTATTGGAGGAAGGGCTAATCAGTCAATAcgctctcaaccatcttgtagccaAAGCCATCCAGTGTTGACACTGGACTATGATGTACCTGATGAGGTTGTTTATGATAATGAGGATGAGAGGTTGTATCCAAATTTGGTTAAAAGCCATCCAACATTATTACTAGATAACAGACCTGCACAATTTGTGGACACTGACcaagaagaggaagaggagaaCATTGACATGGGGATGTCTGGGCATGAAGATGATGAGGACAGACCAGTGATCGATTATGACAAGGACAATCCTTCCCTAGCAGAAGGCACCATATTTCCATCGATGGTTGATTGTCGAAATGCACTCGCTACTTATTGCATTAAGGGTGAATATGACTTTGAAATTGATAAAAGTGAGCCAAGTAGGTTGAGAGTGCACTGCACATATGAAAGGTGTAGATGGAGGATGCATGCCTCAAAGATGCGAGATAGCACACTCATTCAGGTCAAAGTGAACCCTTTTCCTCACACATGTCCAAGTGTTGAAAGAAAAGAGACTTTGAAGATAGCTAAGAGCAGGTGGTGCGCTGATGTAATGTTGGATTGGGTGAGAGACAACCCATGTATTGGTCCAACTGCATTGATAAAGAAGATACATGAGAAGTATGGAATGAAGGTGCCTTACATGAGAGTGTTTTATGGTAAGGAAATGGCTCTAGACAAGATTTATGGTCCATGGAAGGATAGTTTTAAGTTGATGTACACTTTCAAAGCCGAAGTGGAGAAAGCATGTCCAGGAAGTGTTGTAGAGATTGACAAGCACACTGTGCAGTACAAAGTGAGGAAGATGATTATGGAGAAGGAATGctttagaagggtttttgtttcaTTTAAGGCTTGTTGGAAGGGCTTTTTAGATGGTTGTAGACCATATTTAGCAGTGGATGCAACTGCTTTGAATGGAAGATTTAGAGGACAATTAGTAgctgcttgtgccattgatgcacacAATTGGCTCTTTCCAGTTGCATATGGGGTGCTAGAGGCTGAATCAGAAGAGAGCTGGAAATGGTTTCTACAGAATTTGCGAGTGGTTATAGGTATTCCACATGGATTGGTGATACACACAGATGCATGTAAGGGTCTAGAAACTGCAGTTGAGGAGGTGTTCCCTGGAGTGGAGCATAGGGAATGCATGCGTCACCTTGCAGCTAATTTTGGCAAGATCTTTAAAGGAAAGATGTATGATGACAACCTGTGGCCTGCATCACTAACCTACAGCCTCAAGAAGCATAATTATCACTTGAGCCAATTGCACGCAGCGAATCCAAAGGTGAAGGATTGGTTCAAAAAGAGTCATTCGAAGTTATGGATGCGAAGCAAATTCAATGAAGTATGTAAGGTAGAATATGTGAATAACAACCTTGCAGAGTCTTTCAATGCAAAAGTTAGAAAAATCAAAGGGCTTCATTTGGTGGAAATGTTGGACAAGATTAGGCAGATGCTTATGGAAAAGTTTGAGTTACGTCAGAGAATTTCAGCTGCAAAGTTTGTTGGCCACAAAATAATCCCTTCTGTGATGAAGAAATTGCTTACAAAAACAAGGGGTTTGAAGATGAAAATGATAAAGCGTACGCCATTTGAGGCAGAGGTGACAGCATACGACAGAGAAAAGAGGGAATGGAGGTACCCAGTGAACTTAGAGAAGAGGACATGTAGTTGTAGGCAATGGGAGATTACTGGCTTGCCATATATCCATGCCCTCTTCTTCATTACCTCTCTTCGTGGTCCAGCTGCTGAAATCGACCAATATGTGGATGATTACTTCTCTGTCACCAAGTTTAATGCAACATACGCTGATAATGTGCCTTGTATTGAGTCACAACACCAGTGGGACATAGTCGATCCAGGATTTGTGCTCCACGCTCCAGTACAGAGTAGAGCACCAGGGAGGCCAAGGAAGACTAGAATAAGATCAAGTGCAGAGGGCACTGGACTTGGCCCTAGGAGGCGGAAATGTAAAAGATGTGGAGAGTTCGGTCATTTTGCTAGCAAATGCAAAAATGCCGTGGATGCGGCTTTCGGAGAAGATCAACATTGGGGTGCAGAAAATTCAGAAGTGCCGCCATCCAATGTCATTGTAACCAGGGAAAATAGTCCCCCTACCATGCGCCGTCAAGCGCCACAAGCGCTGTCATTCAATGTCATTGTAACTAG GGAAAATAGTCCTCCTAGCATGCAAATTGAAGAAGTGCCACAAGCGCCGCCATTCAATGTCATTGTAACTAG GGAAAATAGTCCTGCTAGCATGCAAATTGAAGAAGTTCCACAAGGAGAAGAGAAGGAAGAGGAGGAAATCAGTCCACCTAAGGAGAAGAGAGGGAAGAGGAGGAAAAAGAGTAAAATTGAAGATAGTCCAGCAAATAACACAAGGAGCAAGCGACTTAACATAGCAAGGAAGACTAAGAGCATGAAACAACTTCTTATGTAG
- the LOC100281643 gene encoding flowering promoting factor-like 1 has translation MSGVWVFEDGIVRRADSEPPSGAGAGGSRPNKVLVHVPSGEVVTSYEVLERRLRELGWERYLYDPCLLQFHQRSTVHLITVPRDFARLKLVHMYDVVVKTRNVFEVRDAAAA, from the coding sequence ATGTCGGGAGTGTGGGTGTTCGAGGACGGGATCGTGCGGCGTGCGGACAGCGAGCCGCCcagcggcgccggcgccggcgggtCGCGGCCGAACAAGGTGCTGGTGCACGTGCCGAGCGGGGAGGTGGTGACGTCGTACGAAGTGCTGGAGCGGCGGCTCCGCGAGCTCGGCTGGGAGCGCTACCTCTACGACCCCTGCCTGCTGCAGTTCCACCAGCGCTCCACCGTGCACCTCATCACCGTACCCCGTGACTTCGCCCGCCTCAAGCTCGTCCACATGTACGACGTCGTCGTCAAGACCCGGAACGTCTTCGAGGTTCGCGACGCCGCCGCAGCCTGA